In one Oryza glaberrima chromosome 2, OglaRS2, whole genome shotgun sequence genomic region, the following are encoded:
- the LOC127764265 gene encoding zinc finger CCCH domain-containing protein 15 codes for MADGGGGGEAGSGGSAPVCSFVRKPPKNIRKRPTAPAGSDDDDEDGSGAIAAARAKKAPSSTSKLFFSSADGSSEPRRFQYESSRTIQASTDSRATATLETETEFDRDARAIRERQLKQAEESLKKNPSAPASGSGSGSGEVYKGIHGYTDYKAGFRREHTVSSEKAGGSHGPLRASAHIRLSARFDYQPDICKDYKETGYCGYGDSCKFMHDRGDYKSGWQIEKEWEEAEKARKRRIAMGGDGSDDEAGEEDDDDDEEALPFACYICREPFVDPVVTKCKHYFCEHCALKHHSKNKKCFVCNKPTLGIFNAAQEIRKKMAQDKKQ; via the exons atggccgacggcggcggcggcggggaggccgggTCCGGTGGCTCGGCGCCGGTCTGCAGCTTCGTGAGGAAGCCGCCGAAGAACATCCGGAAGCGCCCGACCGCGCCCGCgggctccgacgacgacgacgaagacgggtccggcgccatcgccgccgcgcgcgccaagaaggcgccgtcgtccaccagcaagctcttcttctcctccgcgGACGGCTCGTCGGAGCCCCGCCGGTTCCAGTACGAGTCGTCGCGGACGATCCAGGCCTCCACCGacagccgcgccaccgccacgctcGAGACGGAGACGGAGTTCGACCGCGACGCGCGCGCCATCCGCGAGCGGCAGCTCAAGCAGGCCGAGGAGTCCCTGAAGAAGAACCCCTCCGCTCctgcctccggctccggctctgGCTCCGGGGAGGTGTACAAGGGGATCCACGGCTACACGGATTACAAGGCCGGGTTCCGCCGGGAGCACACGGTGTCGTCGGAGAAGGCCGGCGGGTCGCACGGGCCGCTCCGTGCGTCGGCGCACATCCGGCTCTCCGCTCGGTTCGACTACCAGCCGGACATTTGCAAGGACTACAAGGAGACAGGGTACTGTGGCTATGGCGATTCCTGCAAGTTCATGCATGACAGAGGGGACTACAAGTCTGGATGGCAGATAGAGAaggagtgggaggaggcggagaaggcCCGCAAGCGCCGCATCGCTATGGGTGGGGATGGTAGTGATGACGAAGCaggggaggaggatgacgatgatgatgaagaagcgTTGCCCTTTGCCTGCTACATTTGCAGGGAGCCTTTTGTTGATCCAGTGGTCACGAAATGCAAGCACTATTTCTGCGAGCACTGTGCATTAAAG CATCACTCGAAGAATAAGAAGTGCTTTGTCTGCAACAAACCAACACTCGGCATCTTCAACGCGGCACAGGAGATCCGCAAGAAGATGGCACAAGACAAGAAGCAATAG